In Myotis daubentonii chromosome 11, mMyoDau2.1, whole genome shotgun sequence, the genomic window CCCCGCACAGccgagcagcaggagcaggaacaAGGCTGCGCAACAGACACGGGGACGCGCTCAGGGCGACGCGTGGGCCCGCCGACCTGCTCCTCGATCCCAGGTGAGTCGGGGACTCAGGATGTGGCAACATTTTAATGCAAAGGCAAGGCAGCGGCCCCCTCTCCACCTCCAATGCCGGACGGGAAAGGGCCTCACGGAGGAAAGACGTTTTGAGGGACAGCAGTGAGCTCGGGCCGTCCTGTCCCGCAGctacggggggcgggggagaggggggtgcccGGCCTCAGTCGTTGCAGATGGAGGGCCTGCGGATATTGTAGCTGGGGTGGAAGTTCAGCCGGTTGTAGGAGGTGATGCAGTTGTCGGCGCCCGACACCGAGCTCTTCTCCATGTGGACGTTGAAAGAAGTGTTCCGGAACATTCCCGCGGCCGCCAGCCATCTGGAGAAGCTATTTGAATATGCGTAGAACGCTTTCTGGAAGGGCAAAGGGAACACAGCGGTGCACGGGGAGACTCCTACCCGTTCGTCATTCGGtattttggggagaaaaagaatTTGTAAGGAAGCGTCTCTATTCTTGCGAAGCAGCGAGGCCAGTGCGACCGGAAGGCCTAGTTGCCCCCGGCCACGCCTGCCACCCGGACAATGGCCAGTTGTGCCTCTTCCCACCGTCACACGGAGGGAGGGTCAGCTCCGGCCGCCTGTGTGTGGCATGGCCCCCCCAGGTGTGGCCAcgagccctgactgggggtcCAGCCTCAAGCCACCCCAGTTCCTGGTTTACAAACTGTGCCACCGGGCCGGTTATCGGACGTTTCTTTGTTTGCCTCAGAACtgacatgtgtgtgtgcataagtgtgcgtatatgtgtgtgtgtgcatgtgtgtgtgtgcatgtgtgcacgtgcgtgcgtgcgtgtgtgtgtgtgtgtgtgtgaatgggtCCGGTCCCTCGAGTACCGTGGGCAAGTGCACGTGCACTCTGCACCCTTGAACAATTTCACCGCCAGATCTCAGGGCAAGTCCTTCATTCCTACCCGCCCTGCTCCAGTGGGCTCCGCGGTCCCTCCCACTTTGCCGCCTGGAGCCCTgggccctcccagccctcccccgaGGTGTGAGGGCCTTTGAGAAATCCAGGGTTCAGGTCTCTTCTAGAGACGCCCAACCTCCCACGGGCTCGTGCCCGCTTACCGGCATCTCGTGCACGGTGGGCGCTCTGCTCCCGTAGGTCTGGTTACTGGTCCTGTACACGGAGGCGGGCTCCTTGGTCCTCCTGGCCCGTGACACACATCCTGTTTTCCGTGCATTCGGTATCACCCTGCCTGAGCCCCAGCCTGCACGGGTCTGACGGGTGGAGCCTTGTTGGAAGTGCCCCAGGTTGGAGGTGCAGCCCCAGATGTGGGCTCCCGGGGAGCGCAGTGCGGCCTCCTggtccctctgcccacctctgcccacctctgcccctgcccttcccAGAGAAAAGCCCTAGAGAATTTCCCAGGGTCACGAGCTGGGCCTCAGCACCCATCGGCCGGGCACACGTGGTCGTTTCCCGGTAGGCGGGTAGGCCTGGGGCTGTGTGTGGCTCAGCCTCCAGACCCCGCCACCCAGGGGGCCTCCACTCCCAGCCTCCCGAGAAGATGCCTGCAGTCCCTGGTGCCAACTCTACTAACAGAACAGGCTGGCCGTGGGCCCCACACTGTGAGGTCCTGGCACCCGCCATCTTCCACCCTCCCAGTCCTCTCTCCAGGAGCAGATCCGGCTCTGGGATTGTGGGGGGCCTGGAGGCCGGAGGACGGGATGAAGGGTGTGGAGTTTGCAGTGCACTGCAAGGGCTCGCAGGCCACCCACTCCGCTGGACGGGGAGGTTCCCACTTTCCAGGGCTCCTCTGTCTGGAGGGGAGCGGGGCTTCCCCAGCCTCCGAGGTGGGCTTCCAGACTCCTGCTGGcatccacccccccccactgCGGCTGGGCCCACGGACGTGTGTCCAAAGCTCTGGGCAGCACTGGGCAGCTCATCTGGTGAAAAACTGACCACGCTCTTGGCTGAGGTGCCCGGCCGGCTGGGGACCTGGGCTCCCGCACACCGCCCGCTGGGGAAGgtggcctccctctctccctccggCGTGTGCCCGGTGGACCCACCTGTGGCCCTCACCTGTAGCCCCGGAAGCACGCGGGGTGGTTGAACCGAGCCGGCAGGTCCTTGTCCACGCGGTAGTAGTCGCTGGTTTTCTCCAGGGCGGCCTGGGCCTCGGGCTCCGCGGGCTCCGCGCCCGCCACCGGCGCCCCGCACTCTCCGGACGCCGCGCACTCCACGGGCGCCCCGCACTCTCCGGGGTTCTCCTGGGACATCCCGCCGTCCGTCCGCGGGAGCTGCTCGGGGAAGAAGGAAAGGCAAGGCACGGCCTCCCCGCGGCCCGCGCCACCAGGGTCGCGCGGCGTCCCGTTGCTAAGCGACGGCTTGGTCGCCTGACTGGGTGGGACGGGTCCTTAAAGGCGCCGCGCCTCTGCGGGCCGGCGGGGCTGAAATGCGGGATCTAGAACCTTCGGGGCGAGCACGCAGGGCCCCCGCGGGCCGGGATCACAAACCCTCGCTTCCTGGGGTTGCAGTGCCGGGTACCGGGGATGCGGGCCGGGCGGGCCTCGTCCCAAATGCCGGGAAAGCGGCCACCGCGGGGGTTCCCGCTCCGCCAGGCCCGCCGCCCGCAGGGGCCACGCTCCCCGCGCTCGGGGCGCTCCCGGACCCCGCGAGGTCGTGCCGCGCGGAGCCCAGAGCCTGCATTTGCCTAACGTGACGGAGCCCTCCTAAGCCGAGCGGCACTGAAACCCTAAAACGATGTGGACAGAGGCCGGTGCGCCCGGCGGGCAGTGCAGGGGGCGCCGGCGGGTCCCGGGAAGCGGATGGCGCGAGAGGCCGCGCTCGGCAGGAGGCGGGAGGCCGGGGAGCGCGCGCGGACGTGCAGTGGCCCCTCCGGGCCGgcaggcggcggggcgggcgcgcgGGCCGCGGCGGAAGAGGAGGCCGCTCTGGCACCGCGCGCGCCTCCTCCGCAGCATGGCGCCCGCCCTGCCCCGGCTGCTGAGCGCGGGTGAGCGCGcccgggaccccccccccgccccctgctcgcCTCccggggacccccgcccccctgctcGCCTCCCggggacccccgccccctgctcgccgcctggggacccccgccccctgctcgcCTCCcggggacccccgcccccgccccctgctcgcATCCCATGGACCGCCGCCTCGCGGGATCGCCTCgcggggacccccgcccccctgctcGCTTCCCGggggcccccgccccgcccgcaccGCCGCCGCACGGAGACTGGGGGCGGGAGGGCCCGGGAGGCCGCGCCGCGAATCCGCGCCCCGCTCTCCCCGCAGGTGCGTGGCCCCGGCCGCTCCGGCTGCACGTCCTCCAGGCGGCGACCCCGAGGCCAGCCCGGCCGCGCGGCAGGACGCTGGGAAGTGCCGCGGCCGCCGCCGTGAGCGACCCccaggccggcagcggcagcgcAGGTCCGGGGCTGAGCGGGAGGGCGCGGGCCTCCCCGTTGGGGTTGAAGTCGCCAGGAGTCTGGGCTCCGCTGTTTCAGTGCAGCCTGGAGGGCCCGAGcccgggaggaggaggggcggccCAGCCCCGCGGGCGCGGTGGGCCCTGGAAGCGGCCTcggtgtcccccacccccccaggacgGGGCGAGGCCGGATGGGCTCCCTCGGGGAGGGGCGGTCGGCACCAACCTCCTGGGGGGGCCCTGTGGCCCTGCGCCCCGCGAGACCCAGCACCCTGTCCCCCCCAGACCTCCAGGCCCGGGTCCTCAGCGAACCCCTCAAGCACGCGGACTTCTTCAACGTCAAGGAGCTGTTCTCCGTGAGGAGCCTCTTTGACGCCCGCGTGCACCTGGGACACAAAGCCGGCTGTCGGCACAGGTGGGCGCGAGCTGGGGGACCCTCCGccctggtcctgggtgcagggtcACCTGTCAGCTTGAGGACAACCCCTTCCTCTTCCGATGGGGTCCCTGCGCCCCGGGAGAGGCCGGGGTGTCCTCGGACTCAGCTTGTATCCAAAGGGGGTGCCGCGGCCTGACCTCCCCAGCAGCGGTGGGTGTGAGGTGGGGGCTCTATACCGAGATGACCAGAACCAGGGAGGCCTGGGGACGTCCGGAGCTTGAGTACCGCGAAGGGTGACACCTTGGCCACCCCGGGGCACTGTCatgtgggtgctgggagggagcATCCTGGGCCCCCGAGAGGAGGGCCCcatgggcagggagggcaggaggggggggaggggcgagggtgAGACGGGGCCTTGGGCAGAGTCTGttgaggggaagggacagagccAGGTGGGCGTGAGCGCAAGTGGAGCTGAGGGGTGACATCTGTCCCGCCCACTGGCCCTCTGCCCTCGGggctccctcccaggcctggctgctcccGTCCGGACCCCTCACACTGCAGCCTGGGTCCCTCCTTGTGCTGCGGGCCCCTCGGCCCATCCCGGAAGGACCTCGGCCATAAACCCTCAAGAACAAtgacagcccggccggcgggctcagtggttgagcgttgacctgtgaaccaggaggtcagggttggagtcccggtcagggcacaggcccaggttgcaggcttgatccccagtgtgaggcgtgcaggaggcggcctgtCTATGACTCCTCATTGACGTtcccatctctccccccctctcccttcctctctgaaatcagtaaaatttttaaaaaggacaagaaTGACAGAAGTGGCTGCGACGTGAACAGCAGAGAGCAGGCCACGCTCTTGTGTTCAAACGTCCAGGCGGCCAAGGAGGATGAGCTGTTAGGGCCCCCGGGGGACGGGGTGCAGGTTCCGCAGCCACGCCACCTGCCCAGCCAGCACGCACGGGAAGGGTCCTCACTGTGTGTCGTCGCTGGGAGGGGGGCCCCCACAGGAGAGGGGGGGCCCCGCTCactcgcggggggcgggggggtctccCGCAGGTTCATGGAGCCCTACATCTTCGGGAGCCGCCTGGACCAGGACATCATCGACCTGGAGCAGACGGCCGTGCACCTGCGGCTGGCCTTGAACTTCACGGCCCACGTGGCCTACCGCAAGGGCGTCGTCCTGTTTGTGAGCCGCCACCGGCAGTTCTCCCACCTCATCGAGAACACGGCCCGGGACTGCGGCGAGTACGCCCACACCCGCTACTTCAAGGGCGGCCTGCTGACCAACGCGCCGCTCCTGCTGGGCCCCGGCGTCCGCCTGCCCGACCTCATCATCTTCCTGCACACGCTCAACAACGTGTTCGAGCCCCACGTGGCCGTGCGGGACGCGGCCAAGATGAACATCCCCACCGTGGGCATCGTGGACACCAACTGCAACCCCTGCCTCGTCACCTACCCCGTGCCCGGCAACGACGACTCGCCGCCGGCCGTGCGGCTCTTCTGCAGGCTCTTCCGGACCGTCATCAGCCGGGCCAAGGAGAAGCGCCGGCAGGTCGAGGCCCTGTACCGGctgcagggccaggaggaggccgGGGGCCAGGGTCCTGCCGACCCTGCCCTCCCGGGAACTCGGGCCTCGCTGGACGCGGGTCCTTCGCCATGACAGGTCCACCCTCCTCCTAAATAAAATCGGCAGCCGAGCCTGGTCCCGAGTTCGAGTCTTCCCCAGCCTGGCGGCCCGCTGTGGTCGCCGCTCTGGCAGCGCCTCCCGTGGCCCACGGGCCCCGCAGGTGCAGAGGACGAGCAGGGACCCGCGGGAAGCACGCTTGTCCGGGACTCTGCTCCCGCCCTCCATGTGTGAGGCTCTCACACCGGGCAGCGTGTTTCCTGCACCCGAGTGGCCCTTGGCTGGGCTGTTTGTCGCACGAGGTTGC contains:
- the PIERCE1 gene encoding piercer of microtubule wall 1 protein gives rise to the protein MSQENPGECGAPVECAASGECGAPVAGAEPAEPEAQAALEKTSDYYRVDKDLPARFNHPACFRGYRRTKEPASVYRTSNQTYGSRAPTVHEMPKAFYAYSNSFSRWLAAAGMFRNTSFNVHMEKSSVSGADNCITSYNRLNFHPSYNIRRPSICND
- the MRPS2 gene encoding small ribosomal subunit protein uS2m, translated to MLALPAPALPRLLSAGAWPRPLRLHVLQAATPRPARPRGRTLGSAAAAAVSDPQAGSGSADLQARVLSEPLKHADFFNVKELFSVRSLFDARVHLGHKAGCRHRFMEPYIFGSRLDQDIIDLEQTAVHLRLALNFTAHVAYRKGVVLFVSRHRQFSHLIENTARDCGEYAHTRYFKGGLLTNAPLLLGPGVRLPDLIIFLHTLNNVFEPHVAVRDAAKMNIPTVGIVDTNCNPCLVTYPVPGNDDSPPAVRLFCRLFRTVISRAKEKRRQVEALYRLQGQEEAGGQGPADPALPGTRASLDAGPSP